The following nucleotide sequence is from Streptomyces bathyalis.
CGAGAAAGGTCCCCCACAGCGTGTCTGCAGTGATTGTCGCCATCGACGGCCCCTCCGGCACGGGCAAGTCCAGCACCTCCAAGGCGGTCGCGGCGGCGCTCGGTCTCAGTTACCTGGACACGGGCGCCCAGTACAGGGCGGTCACCTGGTGGATGCTGACCAACGGTGTGCCCGTGGACGACTCGGCGGCGGTCGCGGCAGCCGCCGAACGGCCCGTGATCGTCTCGGGTACCGACCCGGCCGCCCCCACCATCTCGGTCGACGGGACGGACGCATCAGGCCCGATCCGTACCAAGGAGGTCACCTCTGCGGTCAGCGCCGTCAGCGCCGTCCCCGAGGTGCGAGCCGTCATCACCGCGCTCCAGCGTTCCATCGCCGCCGAGGCGGTCGGCGGCATCGTCGTCGAGGGGCGGGACATCGGCACGACCGTCCTCCCCGACGCGGACCTCAAGATCTTCCTCACCGCCTCGCCCGAGGCCCGGGCGTCCCGCCGCAGCGGCGAGCTGAAGGGCAAGGAGGCCACGGATCTCTCGGCAACCCGCGAGGCACTGATCAAGCGGGACGCGGCCGACAGCGGCCGCAAGGCGTCCCCGCTGAAGATGGCGGACGACGCCGTCGAGGTGGACACCACCCCGCTCACGCTGGAGCAGGTCGTCGAGTGCGTCGTGACGCTGGTCGAGAAGGCCGTCTCCGCGAAGCAGGGCCGCGACGGCGAGAACGGCCGGAGCAGCGGTTCCGGCCGGGCCGCCGAGGGTGCCGATGAGAAGGCGGGGCAGATCTCCAAGTGACATCGACCGGCTCCGTGCCCGGTACGCGAGGGGCGGCGGTGGGGCGCCGGATCGGCCTGGGCGTGATGCACGGTCTGTGGCGTCCGCGCGTTCTGGGTGCGGCGCGCGTACCGCCGAGCGGGCCCGCGATCCTGGCCGTCAACCACTCGCACTTCATAGACGGCCCGATGCTGATGGGCACGGCTCCGCGCCCTGTGCACTTCCTCATCAAGCAGGAGATGTTCAAAGGGCCTCTCGGCTCGTTCCTCCACGGCATCTCACAGATCCCGGTCGACCGCGGCAGCACGGACCGTGCCGCGGTCCTCGGGGCTCTGGGTGTCCTGGAGCGCGGCGGGGTGATGGGCATCTTTCCCGAAGGCACCCGCGGCGAGGGGGACTTCGCCTCCCTGCGCTCGGGGCTGGCCTACTTCGCCGTACGCTCGGGTGCGCCCGTCGTCCCGGTCGCGGTGCTCGGCAGCAACGACCGCCCGGGCCGGCTCGTCAAGGCCCTCCCGGCACTGCGCAGCCGCATCGACGTCGTCTTCGGCGACCCGTTCGAGGCGGGCGACGGCAGCGGCAGGCGCACGCGGGCGGCGCTGGACG
It contains:
- the cmk gene encoding (d)CMP kinase is translated as MSAVIVAIDGPSGTGKSSTSKAVAAALGLSYLDTGAQYRAVTWWMLTNGVPVDDSAAVAAAAERPVIVSGTDPAAPTISVDGTDASGPIRTKEVTSAVSAVSAVPEVRAVITALQRSIAAEAVGGIVVEGRDIGTTVLPDADLKIFLTASPEARASRRSGELKGKEATDLSATREALIKRDAADSGRKASPLKMADDAVEVDTTPLTLEQVVECVVTLVEKAVSAKQGRDGENGRSSGSGRAAEGADEKAGQISK
- a CDS encoding lysophospholipid acyltransferase family protein: MHGLWRPRVLGAARVPPSGPAILAVNHSHFIDGPMLMGTAPRPVHFLIKQEMFKGPLGSFLHGISQIPVDRGSTDRAAVLGALGVLERGGVMGIFPEGTRGEGDFASLRSGLAYFAVRSGAPVVPVAVLGSNDRPGRLVKALPALRSRIDVVFGDPFEAGDGSGRRTRAALDEATVRIQSRLTDHLAEARRRTER